Genomic segment of Gloeocapsa sp. PCC 7428:
TACTCTAGCAAGATTGTAGTTACAAACTTCGCTGATACTACTCCTTGAGCGTCAAACAAGTATGATTTATCGTTAGATGCTCTACCGTACTAAGCAAAATTCTTAAAACATATTAATTCGTAATAGTTTGATAAAATTATACACAGGCAAATAAATTTTTTTTACGAGTTGAGAAGGCACTATTTCTTGCTTATATATTATTGGTGTGATTGTTTCAATACCAATTATTTTTCCTGCCTCTAAGAACAGATTATTCAATTAATTAAATAGTATTGTAACCTCTATTTGGGGATGCCGAGTTTTTAGTTTTCATATTAAAAGATTATTTGATATATCATTTTACATTAAATAATTAATACATGCAAACTATACTTTGTGTCGCTACTTAATTAACTAAATCTGTTGAAATAACTATTTAAAGTTATTGATAAAGCGCTCTTAGCTTTTATAAACTCTAAAAAATCTTCAAAAGGAGATGAAATATGCTACGCAGTTTATTGTTAAAAGCTTCTGCTTTTAGTCTTTGTTTTTTGTTTGGAATAGCAACTGAAGTTTATGCTAAACAATTTGATGAATCTACTCCAGCAACTCAAGCGAACAAAAATGAATTAAAACTTGCAGCATTCAATCCAGGAGTCATCAATAATTTACCCTCTGGACAAAGATGGCTACGACACGTTAACCAAGAAATTATGCCATTTTGGACAATGCAATCTGCCCTTGGCAACCCTGTAGGAAATTTTCCTACTTTTCGGTGTAATAATGGTTCGCTTTGGAATCCTAATAAACCTTGCCCAGAAATTTTGAATGCATCATCCTGGATTAAAAACGATCTTAATAAAGAATATATCGTAGCTAAGGCTCGGCAAACTTATGTTTATGGTGTTGCTTACCATCTTACTGGTAATGAAAGAATGCTTCAACTCGCAAGAAACGGGGTCAATTACATTAGAAAAAATGCGTTTGAAACTAATGGAAGTGTAGCAACTTATTTAGAAAATGGCATTCCTGGTCCTGCCGAACCGCAAAGAAACACTCAACACCTAGCATATGCTGGATTAGGTTTATCATTTTACTATTATTTAACTCGCGATGAAAATGTTTTACAGGATATTATTAAGCTTAAAAATAATATCTTTAACAATTACTACGATCCTAATTTAGGAATGCTGAAGTGGAGTCAAGTATCAAATATGAAGGATCTGACAGCACAACTTGATCAGCTAAATACTTATATGGTTTTAGTCACTCCTTTATTGCCAGAACCTCTCCAATCCCAATGGAAAGCAGATATGTTAAAGGTTGTGCAAATTATGAATGACAATTTTTACAGCACTAAACATAATTTATATTGGCGGCGAGGAAATGTAGATGAAAGTTTTTCAAACGTAGATTTGGGGCACACTTGTAAAGCTTTTTGGTTCATCTATTTAGTAGGAAAAATGACTAGTAATACAGGTTTAATGTCGTTCTCTGAAATTCAAGCTCCTAAAGTTTTGCAAAAAGCTTATATTAAGAATACCGGCTCTTGGGCAACGCTACTAAAACCTGATGGAGCAATTGATATTAATGGTAAGAAAGTCTCGTGGATGTACAACGAGATGAATCAAATGGCAGCCACTTTGAGTTTAAGCAATCCAGCTTTAACTGAATATTTAGTCCAAACCTATAAGTTTTGGTTAAACAATATGGTAGACTATCAATATTATGAAACTTATCCCGAAGTGACCGCATCAGGTGCCAAAGTTCAATATCGTCCCAAAATAGATGCGTGGAATCATGGTTATCATGCTGTAGAACAAGCATTAGTTGCTTACATAACAACTCAAGCCCTACAAAATAAACCTGTAGTTCTTCATTACGCTTATAAAGGACAGCCATCAACAGAAAGCATTCGTCCTTATTTTTATACAGGACTAATTCAAAATCAGCAAATTAGCAACTTGAATACTTTTCCGAATCGTAAAAGATATAAAATTACATTTACTAATATTCAGTAAAGGATAGATTTGTGTGTTTATGCGCAAAAGTTTGTGTTAATAATACTTGCTTAAAAAAACTCTACACCTGTATACGAGTTGAATTGTATTAATTTATCACAGCTAATAACTGATTTTATCAAAGCAACAATCAGTCAAGTTAATAGCTTGAGCAAAAAGCAGTTTAATTGTTGAAGGAAAAATGCAAAAATATGGATGTTTGAGCAAACTATAAAATAAGACAAGAGGAAAACTGTGCATTTATTGATTCCAGCCGCTGGAATAGGGCGTCGGATGGGGAGCGATCGCAATAAACTACTTTTGTCGTTGCGATCGCAACCTTTACTTTCCTGGACACTACTTGCTGCTGAAGCCAGTCAACAAATTAGTTGGATAGGTATTATTGCACAGCCGTCCGATTGGTTGGATATCAAAGAAATTTTGGCGAACGTATCGCTGACTAAACCGACGCAATTGATTGCAGGGGGAACAACACGTCAAGAATCAGTTTATAACGGCTTACAGGCGCTGCCAAGCGGCGCAAAACAAGTTTTGATTCACGATGGGGCGCGGTGTCTAGCGACTCCGGAATTACTCGATCGCTGTGCTGTGGAAATTCGCCATTATTCTGGTTTAATCGCGGCGATTCCAGTAAAAGACACGATTAAAGTTGTTGATGCAGCGCTCAATATTCAAAGTACACCTGAAAGACGACACCTTTGGGCAGCACAAACCCCACAAGCTTTTGATGTGGAGAAACTCAAACAATGTCATGAAGAAGCACGCCGCCAAGCGTGGGAGGTCACCGATGATGCCGCGTTGTTTGAAAAATGCGGGTTAACCGTCAAAATTGTAGAAGGCGAAGAAACAAACCTTAAACTGACAACTCCGGTCGATTTAGCGATCGCAGAATTTATTCTGCAACAAAGGCTACAAGATGTCACAACTTGTTAAAGATCTAGGCGAAAAAGCGCTGTTAGAGCGGTTGCAGCAATTTTGTCCGCCAGAAGTTGTTGGCGATGATGCAGCAGTCGTTGCAACGCAACCAGGAAAATCTTTGGTTGTGACAACCGATATGTTGGTCGATAAAGTTCATTTTAGCGATCGCACGACCTCTGCTGAAGATGCTGGGTGGCGGGCTGCTGCGGCTAACTTATCTGACTTAGCAGCGATGGGCGCTTCTCCGTTGGGAATTACAATTGCTTTAGGTCTTCCTGGCGATACTTCCATTACTTGGATTGAGCAACTCTATCAAGGAATCACCCAATGCTTGCAAAAGTTTGCTACTTGTGTGATGGGCGGCGATGTCTGTCGTTCTCCCGTAAAAACTATCGCAATTACAGCATTTGGCGAAGTTCATCCTGAGCATACTATTCGCCGTTCTACTGCTCAAGTTGGAGATGCGATCGTCGTTACTGGTGTACACGGTGCTTCGCGTGCTGGATTAGAGCTATTGCTACAGCCAGGATTAAGGCAAAAGTTGAGTAGCAGCGCCCAAAAAAAGCTCATACAAGCGCATCAACGCCCTCAACCTCGATTAGATGTGCTACCTGTCTTATGGGAGGTAATATGTCAAACCACAGATACCAACGCTCATATTCATGTTGCGGGAATGGACAGTAGTGACGGTTTAGCTGATGCTGTGTTGCAAATATGTCAAATGAGTCAAGTAGGTGCAAGAGTTGAATGCCGTCAAATTCCCCTTCCTGATGAGCTTAAAAACTGGTCATCCCAGCAAGCATTAGATTGGGCGCTGTATGGTGGTGAAGATTTCGAGTTAGTTTTATGCTTACTTCCCGATTTGGCGCAAGCGTTAGTACAGCGCTTAGGTAACGGTGCTGCGATTGTTGGTGAGATTACAGATGATTCTGAAGTTTATCTCGTTGACCAAACAGGAAAAACCCCCGATGAAGTTCTTAGCCTCAAACGGGGATTTCAACATTTTTAGGTTTTCCAGCCAAGATCGATATCAGTATTCTCGCTGACCTCTGACCCCTCTCATTATTTCCACTTTTGGGCGACAAGTTCAGCTAAATCTAGCACACGCTGACTGT
This window contains:
- a CDS encoding AGE family epimerase/isomerase is translated as MLRSLLLKASAFSLCFLFGIATEVYAKQFDESTPATQANKNELKLAAFNPGVINNLPSGQRWLRHVNQEIMPFWTMQSALGNPVGNFPTFRCNNGSLWNPNKPCPEILNASSWIKNDLNKEYIVAKARQTYVYGVAYHLTGNERMLQLARNGVNYIRKNAFETNGSVATYLENGIPGPAEPQRNTQHLAYAGLGLSFYYYLTRDENVLQDIIKLKNNIFNNYYDPNLGMLKWSQVSNMKDLTAQLDQLNTYMVLVTPLLPEPLQSQWKADMLKVVQIMNDNFYSTKHNLYWRRGNVDESFSNVDLGHTCKAFWFIYLVGKMTSNTGLMSFSEIQAPKVLQKAYIKNTGSWATLLKPDGAIDINGKKVSWMYNEMNQMAATLSLSNPALTEYLVQTYKFWLNNMVDYQYYETYPEVTASGAKVQYRPKIDAWNHGYHAVEQALVAYITTQALQNKPVVLHYAYKGQPSTESIRPYFYTGLIQNQQISNLNTFPNRKRYKITFTNIQ
- the ispD gene encoding 2-C-methyl-D-erythritol 4-phosphate cytidylyltransferase translates to MHLLIPAAGIGRRMGSDRNKLLLSLRSQPLLSWTLLAAEASQQISWIGIIAQPSDWLDIKEILANVSLTKPTQLIAGGTTRQESVYNGLQALPSGAKQVLIHDGARCLATPELLDRCAVEIRHYSGLIAAIPVKDTIKVVDAALNIQSTPERRHLWAAQTPQAFDVEKLKQCHEEARRQAWEVTDDAALFEKCGLTVKIVEGEETNLKLTTPVDLAIAEFILQQRLQDVTTC
- the thiL gene encoding thiamine-phosphate kinase, whose product is MSQLVKDLGEKALLERLQQFCPPEVVGDDAAVVATQPGKSLVVTTDMLVDKVHFSDRTTSAEDAGWRAAAANLSDLAAMGASPLGITIALGLPGDTSITWIEQLYQGITQCLQKFATCVMGGDVCRSPVKTIAITAFGEVHPEHTIRRSTAQVGDAIVVTGVHGASRAGLELLLQPGLRQKLSSSAQKKLIQAHQRPQPRLDVLPVLWEVICQTTDTNAHIHVAGMDSSDGLADAVLQICQMSQVGARVECRQIPLPDELKNWSSQQALDWALYGGEDFELVLCLLPDLAQALVQRLGNGAAIVGEITDDSEVYLVDQTGKTPDEVLSLKRGFQHF